A segment of the Herpetosiphonaceae bacterium genome:
GGACGCTCAGGTGACGGGCTGCAACACCGCCAGCGCCGATCATGGCGATCTTCATGAACTTGCCTCCTGAAGTAGTGCCGCGAACACGCGCCGGTCCTTTCCGCGCGCTTACGAGGCCGATCGCGCGTCGAGCAGCGTATCGGGCAGCTCCGTCCGAAAATCGAGCACGGCCTGGAGCACGCTGCTCGGCTGCGTATCCAGCAGGCTGAAGAGCAGCGGAGCCTCGGCGGCTGGCACCAGATGCGTGATCAGCGGCTTGACGGGCAGCTTCTCCGCGATCGCCAGCCGCATAAACGTCTGGACCAGCCGCAGCCGATCCCAGCGATGCTGTAGCTCAGGAGCGATGCCGGATATCTGCGAGCAGACCAGCGCGATGCGGTTGTGATGAAACTCCTCGCCCAGCCGAAGCCCAGCGGCCTCGCCCTGATAGAAGCCGAGCGCCACTACCTTCGACGAGTAGGCGCAGGCGCGAATCGCCTGATGCAGCGCGCGTGCGGAGCCGGACGCCTCGATGCATACGTCAGCGCCCCGGCCTGCCGTCAGCTCCTTGATCGCCCGATCCGCCTCGACCGCAGTGCCGTCGAGCACCTGCTCGATGCCAAGCCGACGCGCCAGATCGCAGCGCTGCGGCACCAGATCCACGCCGATCACCTCGGCTCCTGACAGCCGCGCGAGCTGTGCCACCAATTGCCCGACGACGCCGAGGCCGAACACGGCGACCGTCTCGCCCAGCCGGATCGCGCTGTCGAGGATCGCGTTGAGCGCGATCGGGCCGATGTGCGAGAAGATGCCCAGCAGCGGATCGGCGCCGGGTGGAAGCTGCCGCGCGCGAACGAACGCCCCATCCACGATCGCGCTCGTGCGGTGGCCCCAGGTGCCGTACACAATGCTGCCCGGCGCAAGATCCGACACCTGGCTGCCGATCTCGACGACCTCGCCGACTTCTTCGTAGCCCCAGTTGGCGATAGGATAGGCGGTCGCCTGCTGCGAATCGTCGTGGAACAGCCGCAGCGCGCTATCCCAGCGCTTATGGAGATAAGGATTGCTTCCTCGGTAGAGCGTGAGCTCGGTGCCTGCGCTGATGCCGGAGTAGAGCGTGCGGACTCGTGCCTCGTGGGGCTGCAAGGCGCGCATCGGCTCCTGCACGAACCCGATCGTGCGCGGCCCCTGGCAGGTGATGGCGATTTGCTGCATCTGATTGGCTCCGTATGCGGTAAGGCTGCGGGTGGTCCGCTCAGCGTGGCTCAAAAGATGTTGCCGACTGATGCCGCCCCTGTGCGGCGCGATAGACCGCCTCGACCTGCGCCGCGACCACCTCAGGCGCGAAGCGCTCCCGCGCGATCCGCAGCGCTCCCGCGCGCAACTGCTCGCGCCGCGCCGCATCGTCGAGCAGCCCGACAAGCTCACGACCCAGGCTTTCGGCATCCCGAACCAGCGCGCCGCTCACACCGTCGAGGATCGCGTCGGACGTGCCGCCGGTATCGATCGCTGCGATACACGCGCCGACCGCTAGACCTTCAAGCAGCACGCGGCTCAGCGGCTCGCCCCAGGCCGACGGAAAGAGCAGCACATCCGCCTGACGCATCAGCCGCAGCACCTCGTCGTGGTCGATCCAGCCGCCGAGGATCTGATAGCCGAGGCCGCGCGCTTCAAGTTCGCGCCGCAGCTCCGCCTCAAGCTCGCCGTTGCCAGCGATCAGCAGCCGGGGCAGCGCTCCCCGCAGCGCGCGGGCGGTACCCAGCGCCTCCGGCAGCAGGTGCGCGCCTTTGTTGCGCTGGAGCTTGCCGACGTACAGCACGAACGGCTGATCAGGCGTGTGCCGCGAAGGCGTCTGCACGATACGACTCGTCTCCTCAAGATCGACCAGATTCGGCACCACGTGCAGGCGTGCGTCGGGTACGATCGGCAGCAGCTTGCGGCGAATATAGCCGCTCACGGCGATCACCGCGTCGGCCTGCGCCAGCAGCGCGGCCCGCCGCCGTAGATGGCTGCGCATATACGGGATCGCCGCAGCCGCCAGCATGCCCTTGAGCGGACCCAGCCTGCCGATCAGATCGAGCCAGGCGGTCGCCCAGCTTTGCCGCTCGAACGGCAGCCGATCGCCGAGCAGCCCCGTGGCGAAGTAGTGCCACGGCCAGGCATCGCGGATCGTCGCCACGACCGGCACGTCAAGCGCGCGGGCGGCCAGCACCGCCGCCGGTGCGGTCTGCGCGTGCTGAGCGTGGATCACGATCGGGCGGCTGCGGTCGCGCCGCGCCTCCGCCACCAGCACATCGCGCAGAACCGGCCACAGACGCTCGAAGCGATAGTAGTTCTGCACAAAGGGCACGTTCGGCGCGCGGTAGCCCACGTCGATCACCGGGACGCCGCCATGCGCGCGCCGCCGCGTGCCGGGAGCGCCGCGCTGCGGCACGATCGCCGTAACCCGATGGCCGCGCGCCTGCAACGCCCGCGCCAGCGCATAGGCGCTCCATCCCGAACCACCCGCGACCGGCGGAAAGACATCGGTCGGCATCAGCACATGCAGCTCATCCACCGCGCCGCTCCTGCGTCATCGCCTGGAGAATGCAATCAAGCTCGGCGCAGTGCCGCTGCCACGAGTAGCGCTCCACCACCCGCGTACGGGCGCGCAGGCCCATTGCGGCCCGGTCGGGCGCGCGCAGCACCCGCCGGATCGCCTCGGCCAGATCGGCGACATCGCCCTCGCGGAAAAGCTCGCCCTCCTGGCCGAGCCGGATGATGCTGTCGAGCGGCGGGATATTCGCCGTGACGACCGGAATCTGCATCGCCATGTACTCGTAGATTTTGAGCGGCGACCAGAAAAAGCCTGCGGCGCGCAACGCCGGATGCGGCGCGGTGTTGAAGGGCGCGACGCCGACATCGGCCAGCGCCAGGTAGCGCGGCACGAGATCATGCGCGACGCTTCCGGCAAAGCTGAAACGATCGCGCCAGCGACCGGTAGCGGCCTCGGCTGTGGCGCGCTCCGGCCCGCTGCCGATCAGCAGCATCTGCACGTTCTCGCCCGCATCCAGCAGGCGCAGCCCTGCCGCGATGAAATCGCCGACGCCGTGCCAGGCCCGGAACGATCCCAGAAAGACGACCACCGCGCGATCCGGCGGGATGCCTAGCTCGGCCCGCAGCCTGGGCTGCTCTGCTGCAAGCTCCGCCCGCGGACGAAAGCGATCGACGTTTGCGCCCCAGGGCAGCTCAACGATCGTGTCGCGTGGAATCTGCGGCGGCACTGTGGTATGCAGCGGCGTGACGATCCGCGCGGCCATGCGGCACTGCGCCACGGCCCAGCGTTGCAGCGGACTCCCCAGCCGGTCATCGAGGCGACGTTTGAAGACAGCGGGCGGATCGACGATCAGCGCGTTGACCTCAAGCAGGCTGGGGATCTTCGCCCGGCGCGCCGCCAGCATTCCGGCTCCGGCTAGATTGTAGTAGCGCTCGATCAGCGCATCGGGGCGGATGCGCCGCACCAGCCGCGCGATCTGCGGGTAGGACAGCAGGCTCAGCGGCTTGGGCAGATCGATGTAGTGCAGGCAGAAGTTTTCCAGCGCGACGCTGTGGGGCCGAACGAAGGTTGCGACGCGGCGGGCCGGGTGATGCGCCACGACATGCACCTCGTGGCCGAGCGCCGCCAGGCCGTGCGCGACCTCGAATGTATGTGTCGAGCCGCCG
Coding sequences within it:
- a CDS encoding zinc-binding dehydrogenase, giving the protein MQQIAITCQGPRTIGFVQEPMRALQPHEARVRTLYSGISAGTELTLYRGSNPYLHKRWDSALRLFHDDSQQATAYPIANWGYEEVGEVVEIGSQVSDLAPGSIVYGTWGHRTSAIVDGAFVRARQLPPGADPLLGIFSHIGPIALNAILDSAIRLGETVAVFGLGVVGQLVAQLARLSGAEVIGVDLVPQRCDLARRLGIEQVLDGTAVEADRAIKELTAGRGADVCIEASGSARALHQAIRACAYSSKVVALGFYQGEAAGLRLGEEFHHNRIALVCSQISGIAPELQHRWDRLRLVQTFMRLAIAEKLPVKPLITHLVPAAEAPLLFSLLDTQPSSVLQAVLDFRTELPDTLLDARSAS
- a CDS encoding glycosyltransferase family 4 protein, whose product is MDELHVLMPTDVFPPVAGGSGWSAYALARALQARGHRVTAIVPQRGAPGTRRRAHGGVPVIDVGYRAPNVPFVQNYYRFERLWPVLRDVLVAEARRDRSRPIVIHAQHAQTAPAAVLAARALDVPVVATIRDAWPWHYFATGLLGDRLPFERQSWATAWLDLIGRLGPLKGMLAAAAIPYMRSHLRRRAALLAQADAVIAVSGYIRRKLLPIVPDARLHVVPNLVDLEETSRIVQTPSRHTPDQPFVLYVGKLQRNKGAHLLPEALGTARALRGALPRLLIAGNGELEAELRRELEARGLGYQILGGWIDHDEVLRLMRQADVLLFPSAWGEPLSRVLLEGLAVGACIAAIDTGGTSDAILDGVSGALVRDAESLGRELVGLLDDAARREQLRAGALRIARERFAPEVVAAQVEAVYRAAQGRHQSATSFEPR
- a CDS encoding glycosyltransferase family 4 protein; translated protein: MRLVYVASGIVVPGSYGGSTHTFEVAHGLAALGHEVHVVAHHPARRVATFVRPHSVALENFCLHYIDLPKPLSLLSYPQIARLVRRIRPDALIERYYNLAGAGMLAARRAKIPSLLEVNALIVDPPAVFKRRLDDRLGSPLQRWAVAQCRMAARIVTPLHTTVPPQIPRDTIVELPWGANVDRFRPRAELAAEQPRLRAELGIPPDRAVVVFLGSFRAWHGVGDFIAAGLRLLDAGENVQMLLIGSGPERATAEAATGRWRDRFSFAGSVAHDLVPRYLALADVGVAPFNTAPHPALRAAGFFWSPLKIYEYMAMQIPVVTANIPPLDSIIRLGQEGELFREGDVADLAEAIRRVLRAPDRAAMGLRARTRVVERYSWQRHCAELDCILQAMTQERRGG